The stretch of DNA AGCGTAACTCAAGCAATAAGAGCTTCATCTGTTTTCATTTCAATTCCTTTCTTCTATATTGCTGGAAAATTTTTCCCTGTAACAATTCCAACAGACCCGCTCCTTATTATACTTAAAATAATTGCATTGATGCTTGTTATGATAGGTGTTATTTCATTTGCACTAACTGAAGTAAAGGCATATATATTTATAAACATAAAGCCATGCTATTCAATTGCAAAATTATCAGAGAAGATACTTGATATAAAAGGGATTACTGCAGTGGATGTAACTGCTGGAAGCTATGATATAATTGCAAAAGTGAGGACAAGAACTCTTGGTAAGGGATATGAGAGAATTGTGAGGGCTCTTGAAAATATAAAGGGAATAGAGAATTTTAAATGGCAGTCAATATTAAAGGAATGGGAGGAAATATGAAAATAGGAATAATAGGGGGAACTGGCTTCTATGAAATGGAAGGAGAGGAAATAGAAATAGAAACAGAATATGGTAGAGTGTTAGCCTTTATTTTTGAAAAAAATGCGCGAAAAATATTCTTCATTCCAAGGCACGGAAGACAGCACAAGCCAGCGCATGCGGTAAATTATCATGCAAATATTAAGGCAATGAAAAATGCGGGAGTAGAAGCGATAATTGGAATAAGCAATGTTGGCTCAATGAAAAAAGAGATAAAGCCAGGGGAAATTTTTATTCCAAGCGATTTCATTGATTTAAGCGGAAGGAATTCCACTTTTTATAATGAGCAAGCTATTCATATTGATATGAGCAATCCTTTCTGCCCTGTTTTGAGGAAAATAATTGTTGAGGAAGCGGGCAAAAGAGGAAAATACCGTGAGGGAGTTTATATTGTTACAAATGGGCCAAGGCTTGAAACAAAGGCGGAGATAAATTTTTTCAGAAATTTTGCTGATGTTGTAGGTATGACTTTGATGCCAGAAACAGCTCTTGCAAGAGAATTGCAGATATGCTATGCTTCAATTTGCCTTGTCTCAAATTATGCTGCTGGAATGCAGGAAAAGTTAAGCGCAAGAGAGATAAAGGAGATAGTCAATGAAAGAAAGAAATATTTAATTGAAATTGTGGGTGAATGCATTAAAAAAATTCCTGAAAAAAGGAGTTGCAAATGCATGCATGCTTTAGAAGAAGGAAAAATATAACTTTCTTTCCATGAAAGCTTTCTTTTCTAAAGAAAGGTTTCCAAGAAAGGTTTCCTAGCGTGCAACTATATGAATTATATCTCCATCGCTGAGCTCATAATCAGCTCCAACTACTTTTTTTCTTCTTACATCAATTGCTTTTATAAATCCCTCAGCAAGCTCGCTATGAACTTTTCTTGCTAAATCTATAACTTTTGAGCCGTGTGGCAATAAAAATGCATCTGGCAAAACATTTCCATCCTTATCAGTTAATTTATTTTCGTCTTCGACTGGATAAACGGTTATCAGCTTTAATAACTCATATACAGCAACATCAATGCATTTCTGCACACCTGTTGAGCCAAATTTATCAAGAACCCTCTTCTTTATATATTCAAGTCCTTTCTTCTGCAAATCATCAAGCTCTTTTAAAATTTTAAAATCCGCATCTCCTGGCTTGTATTCAATAAATCCGTTTTCACTTGCCTTAACCAGAGCGAGCTCACTTGATGCGGAAGTGGGGATTGCATACTCCCCTTTCAGCTTATTTATAAATTCATCAGGAGCTTTATCTGCTTTATTCAGAGCAAGCAATATTGGCTTTGCCTCCTTTCTTATTGTTGAAGCCAGCAGAAAGAGCTCACTATCGCTCCATGAAGAAGCATCACCTGGCAAATTTATTTTTTTAATTGCCCTCCTTATGTCCTCTTCCTTTATTCCAAGACCTGCAAGCTTCTCAGCAAGTATTTTCTCAATTTTTTCCCCTTCCATACTGCACTTTCTGCTCAAACGCTTCCAGTCACGCCCAATTATTCCCTTTATCCAATAATCTATTTCCTCTTCAAGAAATTTTATATCATTCTCCGGATTATGTTGCCCAATCTGGCAGGCTCTTCCCTCTTCATCTGTTGAGCCAGAAATATCGACAACATGAATTAAGCAAGAAGCTTGTCTTAAGTCATCAAGAAATTTATTTCCGAGGCCTCTGCCTTCATGGGCTTTGGGTACAAGCCCCGCTACATCTATGGCTTCAATTGCCACATATCTTACCCCATCGATGCACTTTGAATTCCTTGGATTGCATTTTAAGTTGTATTCCCTGCAAGGGCATTTTGTTCTTGCATACATTATTCCAACATTTGCGTTTATTGTTGTAAAGGGATAGTCAGCCACTTCAGCATTTGCATAAGTAGCTGCATTGAAAAAAGTTGTTTTTCCAACATTTGGTTTTCCAACTATTCCAATCTGCATTTTTATCTGAAATAGTGCTTTTCCTCTTCTTTCTTTTCCACTTTCTTTTCCTCAACTATGTCAATTGCAATAATTGCCTCCATTGGAATTATCCTTATCATTCCTTTCTTTGAGCCATGGCTTTCATCCATTTTTATGCATATTCCTCCCTCTTCCTTTGATAGATATGAGTAGCCAACAAATATTCCGCTTGTCTGCATTATTTCCTTGCCAGAGCCAACTGAATAAACAATATATTTTGAGCCAACTGTCAGCTCTCTTTCCTCATTCATTTTTATACCTCCTTTCAACAAGCTTTTGTAAATGCTGGACAGTTTCTTCATAATTATTCATTGCAACTTTTATATGAGCTTCAACAAAATTCCATGCCTTTGCAATATTTCCGTATCTTAACTTATATGTTTTCTTTCCATTTTCCTTTCCTTCTTCAAGAATGTCTATGCTTTTAAGCTTGTTTAAATGCCTATAGACGGTTGCTTTTGTTGAATTAAGCGAGAGCATAAGCTCATCTATTGCCCATGCCTTATCTGGATGAATTAAAAAATTTTCAAAAAGTTTGAAAGCTATTGAGTTTTCATCCTCATTCTTTCCAATATACCCAATCATCTTTAAAAAATTTAAAGCAACTTTGCGATAATCATTTTCATTTGTAAGAGGAGATGCCTTTATAATTTTAATTTGAAATTCCATATTTTTAATACAGCATGAATTTATAATATTTTTTGGAAAAAAATTAATAGGCATGCTCATTTATTTTCATGGTTAAATGCGAGTTCTGCCTTAATTTTGATGGAGCAAGATGCATTGAAGCAAGAGGAGTGATGTATAACAAGAAAATAAGCAATCCTTTTGCTGAAATAGCCTGCCCCTATTATTTTGAAAAAGGATTTCTTTTTGCAATTCTTCCTCCTTTTGATGACTATTTCTTTGATATTTTCAGATAAAAGCAATTTGTAATCAAATTGTTAGCAAATTGCGAAAGATTTATATACTTGTTCCGTATATATGTTTGGTGATAAACCATGATAGAAAAAATGAAAAGATGGATAAAAAATAAGGCGGGAGTGAGCCCAATTATAGCCATCATCTTAATGGTGGCTATAACAGTAGTGCTAGCAGCAACAATATACGTATGGGTAAGCGGAATGGGCAAAACAGGAGGAGCAGCACCAAACCTATCTGGAGCAGTAGATAACATAAACGATAAACTCACAATAACAGCCGCAGAAGCAGGAATGAAATGGAAGGACATAAGGGTAACATATGTGGCAGATGAGGAGGTAAATATAACTGTATATTATGCAAATGGAGATATTATTACTCAAAGCCCAGAAAATAATAGCAGCGCCGGACAAATAATATTTACTAATGACATTGCTATACAGGCAGGAGATTATATCAAAGTAGCCGACGGCGGTGAAGAAGGGACAGCTACCTATGTTGATCTTACAATAGTATATATCCCAACAAACACGAATCTTGGGACATGGAGAATATACATCTAGTCCCGCCTTCCTCCTTCCTCTTTATTTATTAGGATCAAGGGGTGAGTTTGCCTCGACTCCCCCTTCCTTTTTTCTTAAATTGGGAAAATATTTATATGTGAATTCACATATATATTTGATGACAAATATAACTCTATCAATTCCAGATGAATTAAAAAAGAAAATGGAAAAATACTCTGAAATTAAATGGAGCCAGATAGCTAGAAAGGCGATAGAGGAAAAGATAAGGGAGTTAGAATTGCTGGATAAATTAACAAAAGATAGCAAATTAACAGAAAAGGATGTGGAAGAGATAGACAGGTTTATAAAGGGAGAGATAGCTAGGAAAGATTTTCAAGGATATGGCAGAAAGAATTTAAAAAATGAATAAATCAAGAAGCTTTCCTTTAAGAATTTTGAAACTCCTTTGCAAAATCAATATCCTTCTTTTATTTCATCCCATTTAAAATGCTCACCTTTTAGTGATTCCTCTTTCAATCTTCTTATTTCCTTTTTTTCTTCCTCTGTGATTTTTTCAGATGGCAAAATAATTTCTTCCA from Thermoplasmatales archaeon encodes:
- a CDS encoding MTAP family purine nucleoside phosphorylase produces the protein MKIGIIGGTGFYEMEGEEIEIETEYGRVLAFIFEKNARKIFFIPRHGRQHKPAHAVNYHANIKAMKNAGVEAIIGISNVGSMKKEIKPGEIFIPSDFIDLSGRNSTFYNEQAIHIDMSNPFCPVLRKIIVEEAGKRGKYREGVYIVTNGPRLETKAEINFFRNFADVVGMTLMPETALARELQICYASICLVSNYAAGMQEKLSAREIKEIVNERKKYLIEIVGECIKKIPEKRSCKCMHALEEGKI
- a CDS encoding redox-regulated ATPase YchF; this encodes MQIGIVGKPNVGKTTFFNAATYANAEVADYPFTTINANVGIMYARTKCPCREYNLKCNPRNSKCIDGVRYVAIEAIDVAGLVPKAHEGRGLGNKFLDDLRQASCLIHVVDISGSTDEEGRACQIGQHNPENDIKFLEEEIDYWIKGIIGRDWKRLSRKCSMEGEKIEKILAEKLAGLGIKEEDIRRAIKKINLPGDASSWSDSELFLLASTIRKEAKPILLALNKADKAPDEFINKLKGEYAIPTSASSELALVKASENGFIEYKPGDADFKILKELDDLQKKGLEYIKKRVLDKFGSTGVQKCIDVAVYELLKLITVYPVEDENKLTDKDGNVLPDAFLLPHGSKVIDLARKVHSELAEGFIKAIDVRRKKVVGADYELSDGDIIHIVAR
- a CDS encoding transcriptional regulator; this translates as MKIIKASPLTNENDYRKVALNFLKMIGYIGKNEDENSIAFKLFENFLIHPDKAWAIDELMLSLNSTKATVYRHLNKLKSIDILEEGKENGKKTYKLRYGNIAKAWNFVEAHIKVAMNNYEETVQHLQKLVERRYKNE
- a CDS encoding type IV pilin; the protein is MIEKMKRWIKNKAGVSPIIAIILMVAITVVLAATIYVWVSGMGKTGGAAPNLSGAVDNINDKLTITAAEAGMKWKDIRVTYVADEEVNITVYYANGDIITQSPENNSSAGQIIFTNDIAIQAGDYIKVADGGEEGTATYVDLTIVYIPTNTNLGTWRIYI